The following is a genomic window from bacterium.
AAATAGGCATAGAGAATATCTGCGATTAAATTGGACACAAGAACGATAACAGAGAGTAAGAAAAAAGCCGCCTGGGCTAATGGATAATCGTGAGAGAGCACAGCTTCAATCAAAAGTTTCCCTAAACCAGGCCATGAAAACACCTTTTCGGTCAGCACCCCACCATTCATCGAAAAGGCAAGACTTAATGCCAGGGCGGTGACAACAGGCAACATCGCATTTCGAGCGGCATGTTTATCACGGATTGTTTTCTCATCAAGTCCTTTTGCCCTGGCAGTAGTAATATAATCCTCCCGCAATGTTTCTAACATACTATTTCGCATAAGTAACATAGAGCCAGCAAAGAAAAGCAGTGTCAGAACAAAGAGAGGTAGGGCTAAATGGTATAAAACATCCAATATTTTCGGTAAGATTCCAATACTTTTATCTGACCAGATTTCTGGGGTTAGCATTCCGGCTAATGGAAACCAACTAAGTTTATAGGCAAATATCCATATTATTATCAATCCAAACCAGGGAATAAATATGGTATAGAAAAATAATCCAAAGACAGTGATTCCTATTTCCATGCGACTACCTCTTTTCCACGCAAGATACTTTCCCAGTGGAAGCCCAATTAAGTAAGCTAAAATTGTGGCAGTAGTAAATAAAAGGATAGTGTTAGGTAATTTTTCCATCACAATATCAAAAACTGGTTCAGGATAATAAAATGAGTGGCCAAAATTTAAACTTAAGATATTCTTAAGATAATATCCATATTGAACGAATAATGGTTTATCTAAACCAAATTGTTCACGGATAAGTATCTTTGCCTCAGCGGGTATCTTTGGGTCTAAAATCATTGACGCCGGGTCACCTGGCATTACCCGAAAGAGGATAAACAATAAAGTCATTATAATAAACAGGGTGATTATTATCTGATAAAGCCTTTTTATGATAAATTTGCTTATATTCATATTTTCAAAGAAATTTTATCATAGATTTGGGATTATGTCAACAAAAAGTCCTGGTAACCAAGCAGTTCTTGTACCTGTTTAGCGTATTCCAAATTGCGTTGATTTGAGGCGTAACTCTTTGTTAAACAATAGGATACCGCGGTGCGAAATATTCCACAAGGAGTTTAATGCAAATATCAAAATGTAAAAATCAAAATTACAAAGCAAAATGCAAAAATACTTGTAAGGCAATAAAAAAAATCAAATATTAAATATTAAAAATCAAAAATAAGAATAAAAGAATTCCTTAATTTTGATATTTGCTCTTTGATTTTTGATATGATATTTGATATGTCATTTTGCATTTTAATATTTAATTTTTGATTTTGTATTACACAACTTGTTGTGTTTGAAGTGGTTTCGCACTAAGTCAGTACCATTCATTTGTGCTCTCTGACCACGCTAAACAGGTACCAATTCTTAGCATTGCTGACCGAATTGCTACTTTGATTGACATTTAATTGAAACTATGCTATAATTGACATAAGGTAAGTAATTATGACCACAAATAAATCTGATTTTATTCGAGAGATTATTGAAAAAGATTTGGAGATAAATAAATATGGTGGTAAAGTTGTAACTCGATTTCCACCAGAACCAAACGGTTATCTTCATATTGGACATGCCAAGGCTATTTGTCTTAATTTTGGGCTGGCGGCTCAATATGGAGGTAGGTGTCACCTGCGGTTTGATGACACTAATCCGGTTAAAGAAGAACAGAAATTCATCGATGCCATCAAAAAGGATATTCAATGGCTTGGTTTCAAATGGGGTAAGGATGAGTATTACGCCTCTGATTACTTTGAGAAATTATATGAATATGCGGTGCTGTTAATTAAAAAAGGTAAGGCGTATGTCTGTGATTTAAGTCCTGAGGAAATCAGGGAATATCGAGGCACATTAACTAAACCAGGAAAGAATAGCCCTTATCGTAACCGTTGTGTTGAAGAAAATCTGGAACTGTTTCAACGGATGCGTTGTGGTGAATTTAAAGATGGTCATTGCACCCTGCGAGCGAAAATTGATATGTCGTCTGGGAATTTGAACATGCGTGACCCGGTGATGTATCGGATTCTTCATGTCCAACATCCCCGCACTTCCCAGAAATGGTGTATCTATCCCACTTATGATTTCGCTCATGGTCAATCAGATTCTATTGAAGGAATTACTCATTCTATTTGCACACTGGAATTTGAAGACCATCGACCATTGTATGATTGGTTTCTTGATGAATTAAATATCCATCATTCCCAGCAAATTGAATTTGCTCGTTTAAATCTTAGTTATACTGTGATGAGTAAGCGGAAACTACTTGAACTGGTAGAAGGAAAATATGTTACGGGTTGGGATGACCCACGAATGCCAACAATTGCAGGATTGCGAAGGCGAGGCTATACAAAAGAAGCAATACTCAATTTCTGTGAACGCATTGGCGTAGCCAAAGGTAATAGCATGGTTGATATATCGCTGTTGGAACATTGTATTCGTGAAGATTTGAATAAATGTGCACCTCGTGTTATGGCTGTTTTACAACCACTTCGAGTAGTCATAACTAACTATCCACAAGACAAGGTAGAAGAATTGGATGCTGAAAATAATCCTGAGGATGCCAGTATGGGTTCTCGTAAAATTCCTTTTTCTCAAGTGCTCTATATTGAAGAAGATGATTTTCGAGAAAATCCACCAAAGGAATTTTTTCGATTATCTCCGGGGCGTGAAGTTCGTTTGAAACATGCCTATTATATCAAATGTGTAGATGTGATTAAAGATGTAAGCGGTAAAATAGTTGAGTTACACGCAGTTTATGACCCAGAAACGCATGGTGGGTGGTCACAAGACAAACGGAAGGTTATGGGCACATTACATTGGGTTTCGGCGGCTCACAGTATTGACGCTGAAGTGCGACTGTATGACCGTTTATTCCTGAAATCCAATCCAGATGAAACAGAAGATGTTGATTTCAAAACGAATTTAAACCCAAATTCATTACAAATATTAACTGGCTGTAAAGTTGAACCTACTTTATTTGATGCTCCACCCGAAAATCATTATCAGTTTTTAAGGCAGGGATATTTCTGCGTTGACGCTGATTCTTCCAATGAAAAAATGATATTCAATCGCACTGTCTCGCTGCGAGATTCCTGGGCTAAAATTGAAAAAAAACTGTAACCCTTCAGATGGTAATTTACCGCAGAGACGCAGAGGAACAGAGAAGACATAGAAATAAATCAGATAACAGAAAAGATTATTGGTGCAGACATGGAAACACATAGGGCATGGTGACCAGATTTGTTAATCAATCCCTGATTTTCATCAGGGCAAGTTTAATGTTGGTGTACTCAAGAGCTTGCCTTGAGGAAAAAGAGGGATGGATTTAAGCGTATCGTCCATAGATTTTAATTTTTTCCTCTGCGTCTCTGTGTCTCTGCGGTGAACGGTTACCATAACTTCTTATAAAGTCCGATTAATCTTTCTTTCTCTAATTCCCAGTTATACCTTTCTTCAACTGCCTTTCTGCCACTTTTACCCATTTGTTTTGCCTCATCTGGATGCTCCATAAGGTATTCAATAGCCTGAGCGATCTCTCTGGGATTTAATGGGTTCACACAAATACCACAATGATTACCCTCAATTATTTCCTTCCATAAAGGGAAATCAGAGGCAATAACAGGAAGCCCACAAGACAGGTATTCAAAGAGTTTATTAGGCAGAGCATTTATATGATTTGGCTCTGGCAAAAAGCACACAATGCCAACCTCGGCTTGAGCCATTTTTGCGGGAATATCCTGTGGTCTAACCCAGCCCTGATATTCTACCTTTTCAAAGCCTTTCAGACTTCTGACCTGCTCTTCATAGTTAGCAGGATAAAATTTACCACAGAGAATAAGTTTTACCTCTTTCTGGATATACTCTAATGACTGAATGACCTGCGAAATTCCACGAATTTCTACCAGACCACCGACATAAATAAGGTTAAAAATGGTGCTATTATCGGTTTTATTCAATAGCGAAAAATTAGATAATACTGGAAAATTTCGCACTGCTACAATCCTTTTATGGTAAGAGAAATTATTAGATATATCATCTGTTGCTGTGACAATAGCATCAAAAGTCCTTGAGATAACCTTCTCTACTTTGTTAACCAGCCAGGCAATAGAGTATCTTGTCCATTCAGGGAGGTATGGTTTGGAAAGTATTTGTTTTGCATAATCTTCATGGACATCGTAAATAATTTTAGCCTTAGTCATCAATTTCAACAGTAGCCCAACAAACAACAATTCCGGGTCATGGAAGTGATAAACATTGGCTTTTTGTTTCAGTGCTTTAATCAAACACCTGAAGGTAAGCAAGCCCATCCTTTCCAGTCTGTTTTTTGGTTTTGGTAAGGGGATAATTTTTATCCCGTCAACAGTTTCTTCTCTATCGCTTTGAGCAATGAGGATGACACCATATCCCACCTTCGCCAGACTTTTTGCCTCTTTATGAAATATCCGGACATCAAAAGGTTGATGGACACTTGAAAGTAGACAGACTTTCATCATTCCTCCAATGTAACTATTCACCACGAAGAGCACGAAGGGCAAAGAGATGTTACAGAACAAATCTCTTTATGCCTTTATACTCAACAGACAAAGGAGACTGTAGTTTGAATGATATCCCTAAAAGATCCATCTCTCTGGACACGCATTGTTCGTAAGTGGATTCAAGCAAACCTGGCCCAAGAGTTCGATGCACCGCTATAGCGCATCCAATGACTCTATTCGATAATTCATCAAATTTCACTTCGTGCTCTCCGTGCCCTTCGTGGTGAATAGTTACCATATTTGTAGTTAATTGAGTGGTTAATTTTTTTATACCCTCCTGTTCTTTTTTATTAAGATATTTGTAACCGTTCAGGGATATAGCCACAGAGTCACAGAGAATACAGAGGAAATATATAACTACGAATGAACACGAATAATAAAAAGATTTGTAGTGCGAGGCTTTAGCCTCGCTTCTGGCAAGCAGGAAAGCGAACCTAAAGGTTCGCACTACATTTATCGAATGTCACAGGTTAATCCGTGTCCTTATGTGGCTAATTTCTCTAATTCTCTGTGAACTCTGTGCCTCTGTGGCTGAACGGTTACTGGAAAGTGTATTTTCTTTCATCCCAAATCTCTAATCCCGACTCCCTGCTCCTGTGCATTTTCATTTTCCTATGTGCCAATTTGTCGGAATTTATAATCTCCACATCTCCACTATCCCCTTATCTCCTTATCTATCATCTTTACCGATAATCGAATTGACGAAGAGTTCAAAATCCATCTCAAATATCTTCTTAAGTGTCATAGCCTTCTCAGTCACCCTAATAATT
Proteins encoded in this region:
- a CDS encoding ABC transporter permease gives rise to the protein MNISKFIIKRLYQIIITLFIIMTLLFILFRVMPGDPASMILDPKIPAEAKILIREQFGLDKPLFVQYGYYLKNILSLNFGHSFYYPEPVFDIVMEKLPNTILLFTTATILAYLIGLPLGKYLAWKRGSRMEIGITVFGLFFYTIFIPWFGLIIIWIFAYKLSWFPLAGMLTPEIWSDKSIGILPKILDVLYHLALPLFVLTLLFFAGSMLLMRNSMLETLREDYITTARAKGLDEKTIRDKHAARNAMLPVVTALALSLAFSMNGGVLTEKVFSWPGLGKLLIEAVLSHDYPLAQAAFFLLSVIVLVSNLIADILYAYLDPRIRY
- a CDS encoding glutamine--tRNA ligase/YqeY domain fusion protein, encoding MTTNKSDFIREIIEKDLEINKYGGKVVTRFPPEPNGYLHIGHAKAICLNFGLAAQYGGRCHLRFDDTNPVKEEQKFIDAIKKDIQWLGFKWGKDEYYASDYFEKLYEYAVLLIKKGKAYVCDLSPEEIREYRGTLTKPGKNSPYRNRCVEENLELFQRMRCGEFKDGHCTLRAKIDMSSGNLNMRDPVMYRILHVQHPRTSQKWCIYPTYDFAHGQSDSIEGITHSICTLEFEDHRPLYDWFLDELNIHHSQQIEFARLNLSYTVMSKRKLLELVEGKYVTGWDDPRMPTIAGLRRRGYTKEAILNFCERIGVAKGNSMVDISLLEHCIREDLNKCAPRVMAVLQPLRVVITNYPQDKVEELDAENNPEDASMGSRKIPFSQVLYIEEDDFRENPPKEFFRLSPGREVRLKHAYYIKCVDVIKDVSGKIVELHAVYDPETHGGWSQDKRKVMGTLHWVSAAHSIDAEVRLYDRLFLKSNPDETEDVDFKTNLNPNSLQILTGCKVEPTLFDAPPENHYQFLRQGYFCVDADSSNEKMIFNRTVSLRDSWAKIEKKL
- a CDS encoding glycosyltransferase family 4 protein gives rise to the protein MMKVCLLSSVHQPFDVRIFHKEAKSLAKVGYGVILIAQSDREETVDGIKIIPLPKPKNRLERMGLLTFRCLIKALKQKANVYHFHDPELLFVGLLLKLMTKAKIIYDVHEDYAKQILSKPYLPEWTRYSIAWLVNKVEKVISRTFDAIVTATDDISNNFSYHKRIVAVRNFPVLSNFSLLNKTDNSTIFNLIYVGGLVEIRGISQVIQSLEYIQKEVKLILCGKFYPANYEEQVRSLKGFEKVEYQGWVRPQDIPAKMAQAEVGIVCFLPEPNHINALPNKLFEYLSCGLPVIASDFPLWKEIIEGNHCGICVNPLNPREIAQAIEYLMEHPDEAKQMGKSGRKAVEERYNWELEKERLIGLYKKLW
- a CDS encoding GxxExxY protein yields the protein MAISLNGYKYLNKKEQEGIKKLTTQLTTNMVTIHHEGHGEHEVKFDELSNRVIGCAIAVHRTLGPGLLESTYEQCVSREMDLLGISFKLQSPLSVEYKGIKRFVL